Within Parabacteroides pacaensis, the genomic segment TTTCTTCTGAATGAAAGTCACCTGTAAAGGTTTTATACTTTAATCTTTCGGGGGTAATACAGATCTGTATATTAAAGTTTTGTTCCAGTTGCCGGGCTATATTTTCGAGTGTCTCATTTTTAAAATGGAATTTATTATTATACCAAGCCAGATATAAAGAGGTATCCACTTTCTTTTTAGACAAGGAATGAATCGATTCATTAAAAACAGCTTGTTCGCCGGGTTCGAGCATGACTTGTGCGGTATCTGCATGTACGCCTAAACTACCTTGAAGCAAAGTTACTTCTACCCGGTCATTTTGATTGTTAGTTTTTATATTAAATTTAGTGCCGAATACTTGTACTTTTACGGCTTTCGTATTTACTACAAAAGGATGCTCCGGATTGTGTGTAACCTGAAAAAAGGCTTCTCCTTCTACTTGTACGTTTCTGCTTTTAGCAGTAAATTTTTCAGGATAAAATAAAGTGCTTCCTACATTTAATGAAACTTTCGTACTATCAGATAAAATAATAGAAGAAATGGATTGTGTATTGTTTTGTAATTCCAGTAGAGCAATTTCCACATCCGGTTTTTCAAAAAAATAGGATAGATAGATTCCGGTACTTACTAGAAAAAGTATAGAAGCGGCTATCGATACTATTCTAATTCTTATTTTTCTATAGATTAGTTTATCTATCCTGCGGTTGATATCGGTGAGTATGCTTTCCCGCATTTCTTCCCCATTCGCTGTTATCTCCGGAGAAAGCTCTATGCGCTGAAGCGTCTGGAGTAAGTCTCCATTATTCGGATGCATCCTCTTCCAACTTGTCAATTCCTGTTTTTGTTCAGGAGTAATTTCGTTTATAAGTTGTTGATGCAATAAGTCTATTTTATCGTTTTTCTTTTCCATTATGTTCATTTATTATACAGAGGAGTATCCATAAGGTTTTTTCATTTAAAAAAGAATGGCACTTTTTTGATTTTCTTTTTATATGAACAGATGAAAAGACTTTTATATTGCTAAATATAAATAGTTAAAAGGAAGAACTAAAAAGATAAACGAACCATATAAGAAAACAATACAGACAAAGTAAGGTAAGGAAACACAGGTTTTATTTTAGCTACTATTTTTTCAATAGCTATTTTCATTTGTACACGTACTGTATTTTCACTAATAGACAAGATTTCAGCTATTTCTTTTGGTTTTAAGTTTTCTTGGCGTGCCATAAGAAAAATAATGCGGCATTTTTCAGGTAATTCATTTATTGCCTGTGTAAGAATAATTTCTATTTCTTTATTGAATAATTCATCTTCCGGCGATTCATATTCTTTTTCATGAAGATGAATCGGTATTTTATCTAACGGAACATGACGGAAATCTTGAGAACGGTTCAAATAACGATTGGCTTCATTCCTGGTAACGACATAGAGGTAGGTATCGATATTACTTATCTCTTTCAGTTTTTTCCGGGATTGCCAAATAGAGAAAAACACATCGGATACTACTTCCCGGCAAGCTTCTTTATTCTTTAAAAAATAATAGGCAAAACGAAATACCTGTGCATAATAGATATTATAAAACATATTGAATGATTTCCGGCTGTCTGCAGAAACCGAATTCAGAAGTAATTCCTTATTTAAGTTTGTAGTGTTCAACGGTTGAAGCTAGGTATTATTATACTTGCAAACGTAAGGAATAAATTCGAACTAACCACTACGTTTTATATCAAAAAATAAAAGATACTTTCAAGAAAAAAAGTTCCCAAGTTTTCGAAAAAAGTTTTGAAGTTTTTTGGAAAAGTTCCGAAGTTATTTGGAAAAGTTCCGAACTTTATAAGAAAAGCTCCGGGCGTTGTAGAAAATATCCTTGGTTTAACAGAAAGGACTGATTACCTAAGGGGAAAAATAAGCCACTAGCATACATGATTTTCATCTATAAGCTGCATTTAGCCAGGTCTTTTTTCCTTTAAAATTAATCGTTCTGTTTACCTAGAGCCATTAAAGATTGTTCTTTAAGGTAACTACCATCAATACGGGATTATCGTCTTCTTTCAAATTTTTCAATTGTTCATTTTTCAAAATAGAGGGATCTTCTTCCGCCATTTTAAAGATATCCTCCACATTATATATACAAATCAATTGATTATCATTTATTACTGTTGCAGGATTTATCACAGGTAATCCGTTCCCCAAATCATTCTTTATCCTGTCTTTAGCTACCTTATAGCAGCTTTTGTCTTTTTTATTGTACATAGTTAACCGGTTCACGTCACTTCCTTCTCCTGCCCAGTAACAATAACGTATAAAAAGGTAAGGATCGGTTTCCAAAGTAAATGCTCGCACGTAAGAAGAAGCTACCTCATTGAAAAGCTTATAATTGCCTTGTAAATACTCATACCGGCAATCGAACGGAATCGAATATTTACCCAGGTGTATATAATAACGGGGTAAAAATTCATCTTTTGTAATGGAATAAATAGTGTCGTTATACACTTCATTCAGTAAAACCATATCTTTATAACGGGAAATATATCGGTCCTCGGTTCCCACCATCATATAAGCATGTCCTCCATGCACTTCAAACGAATCGTACCGGGGAAAAGCATTCACAGAATCACCCTGCATATTTATTATATAAACTCTGTTTTTTTCTCGTCCGGTCGAATTGTACGCATAACTTGCTATCATACTATCTTTTAACAAAGCAAACTGAGTAGGAGTACCCACTGGAACAGGAATACTTTTTTGAAATTTTCCGTTTTCCGTAGAATAAACATTTATTCTTTGTGACGTAGTAAGCATGTAAATTAATTTATTCTCAGGATCTATGTCAAAATGTTGTATATTACTATATTGGCCGGGGCCTTGGCCCACAGAACCGAATCTCCGCACGAATTTACCTTCCTTGGTAAATTGGTACAAATCCTTACTTCCATACACATACCAGTGATTATCTTGCAAGAGTACCGCTCCCCCCTTTAACCATCTGATTAAACATTGATCGGACGTTTCCAGAGGAATATATTCTACTTTATCGGCAATTTGGCTCAATAGGACTTCCCGTTCTTCTTCCATACCTTTTTCAAAAGGGACAGTAATAGGGTAAACTGTTTCCTCTGCCTGTGTATCCGACTTTATATCTACCCCTTGGTTTGCTTGTTTGCCACTACATGTTAACAGTACAAAAGCACAAAATAAGAGAATGGACAATTCGGATGTTTTCATATTTGTAATGTATAAAGTTTACGAATTCACAAATTTACGAAATATCCGTAATAAAACAATTTTTCCGTAGAAATGGTAGCGTAAAATACTTTTACTTTAACCTTTCACTTTTTCCAAACGTACTTCTTTATCCTGACAACCTATTTTATAAATCGATAAGGCAATTATACTAAATTGTGGCGTTTTTTATAATTCTCTATACGAATTGCTATTTCTTCAGGAGAAAAATGAGCAGGAAATTCAAAAGTGGTCCGTGCGTTAATAACCACACGAATTACTTCACCCATATTTTTCTTATGTTCTTTAAGAATCATTTCAGCCGATTGGCTAAACGAATTTTTGGCGGAGCGGTTAACTCTATTTTTTTCCATACCTTGAATTGTATATTTTAATTTTTTATTTTTTCTCTGGAAACGATTGGTTTACCCTATTTTTTAGAAATATAAGGTAAAATCAATCGGCTGATTTATCGATAGGAGAAATGTTTACAGCATTCATTCCTTTTTTACCACGCTCCAGGTCGAACGTAACAATATCATTTTCAGCAATCTCGGCAAGCACGCTATTAATATGGAAAAAGTACTTTTCTGTTCCTCCCAAGTCTTTAATAAAACCATACCCTTTAGCAGTATTGTAATGTTCCACCCGTCCTTTTAAGATCGTTGCCGGTACCTCTTCTTTTTTAGGTGTGGAAATTATTATTTCCTCCGGATTAATTTCTATTTTCTTGTCTATATTTTCCGGTGGCGTGGATGTAATTACCCCGTTTTCGTCGACATAGGCAATCATATCGTCTAAGCCGTTTCCCTTACCGGATAGTTTTCTTTCTTCTTTTCTTTTTTGTTTTTCAGCACGACGTGCTTGTTTTTTCTTTTCATTTTCACGTTTATTGAATATTTCTGCTCTTGCCATATTTAAACTATTTTTATTTATACTACTAATTAATAAGTCATGGAAACTATTTCCTTTTAAACTGAAAGTTCCGCCCGGCAGAGTTTCTTACCGGTTAATTTCTGAATGCTATTCATCAGTTTACGTTCCTCTCGGGAACAAAAGGTTAAGGCTATACCTGTATTTCCCGCCCTGCCGGTACGTCCGATGCGATGTACATAGGTTTCAGGAATATCGGGCAAATCATAATTAATTACCAAAGGCAATTCATTAATATCTATTCCCCTAGCGGCAATATCGGTTGCTACCATTACTCGGGTCTTGCCGGATTTGAAATTCCCCAGAGCCAATTGTCGGGCTGTCTGGCTTTTATTACCATGAATAGCTTGGCTACCGATACCCGCCTTGCTCAGTGATCGCACAATCCGGTCTGCATTATGTTTAGTACGTGAAAAAATCAATACGGATTGATTTTCTGCTTTCCGAAGAAGGGAGATCAAGAGATGACCTTTTTCTTCTTTCTCTATATAATAAACAAATTGTTCTACCGTTTCGACTACCGGAGATTGGGGAGTAATACTAATTCTCACCGGATTTTTCAGTAATGAATTTGCTAGTGAAACAATCGTATCCGGTACGGTTGCTGAGAAGAACAAGGTTTGTTTATTTTCCGGAAGTTTTGCCAATACACGCCTGATGTCATGAATAAATCCCATATCCAGCATCCGGTCCGCTTCATCCAGCACAAAATACCGCACCTGGTCCAAATGTACATACCCCTGATTCATCAGGTCAAGCAAGCGTCCCGGAGTAGCAACCAGAATATCCGTTCCTTTTCGCAGCATATCTACCTGGGCACGTTGATTGACCCCTCCAAAGATAACGCCATGACGGATCCGAGTATGACAGGCATAATCGTTGATACATTCGCTAATTTGCAATGCCAGTTCACGGGTAGGTGTCAGGATCAAGGCTTTTATGCCTCTACTCTTACCTGTTTCTTGATCAGTCAATAGATGCTGAATAACCGGAATAGCAAACGAAGCGGTTTTTCCTGTGCCTGTTTGTGCACACCCTAATATATCATTTTTGTTTAATGCGGCGGGAATGGCTTTTTCTTGAATAGGTGTCGGGATAAGATATCCTTTTTCTTCAATTGCTTTTAAAATAGGTGGAGCTATATTTAATTCTTTAAATGTCATATTTATATATTATATTTTTTGCTGTATTGAGAACAGCGATTATATTGCAGGATTTAGTCCGGCTTTAACGAAGCAACGCTTAATAATACCAGAATGATCTGATGATAGAGTGGTATATTTATCTGCTGGCAAAGTTTGTTATGGGTTATTGGCGTTGCAAATTATGTAACTGAACTTTTATCTCCGGAAATCCCGGGATACCAGCGTACAAAAAAGTTTAATAGTTCTATTTCAGAAATAGAAAGGTGCAGGATTCAAAATTCCTGTTATTGCCTTGAGGAGCAAGAATAAATTGAACTTAATTGTCGGATAGACTTATTTTACATAAAACAGAAAGCTTGACTTTCTGTTTTATGTATGCAGAAATATTAATATCGTCTGAAATTATTATTATAGCTTCTTTGACGGTATTCGCCGTTGGAAGGTCTTTCTGC encodes:
- a CDS encoding FecR family protein produces the protein MEKKNDKIDLLHQQLINEITPEQKQELTSWKRMHPNNGDLLQTLQRIELSPEITANGEEMRESILTDINRRIDKLIYRKIRIRIVSIAASILFLVSTGIYLSYFFEKPDVEIALLELQNNTQSISSIILSDSTKVSLNVGSTLFYPEKFTAKSRNVQVEGEAFFQVTHNPEHPFVVNTKAVKVQVFGTKFNIKTNNQNDRVEVTLLQGSLGVHADTAQVMLEPGEQAVFNESIHSLSKKKVDTSLYLAWYNNKFHFKNETLENIARQLEQNFNIQICITPERLKYKTFTGDFHSEEKLEEILHIITFGEKTGYTIESSQVHIFEK
- a CDS encoding RNA polymerase sigma-70 factor; translated protein: MNTTNLNKELLLNSVSADSRKSFNMFYNIYYAQVFRFAYYFLKNKEACREVVSDVFFSIWQSRKKLKEISNIDTYLYVVTRNEANRYLNRSQDFRHVPLDKIPIHLHEKEYESPEDELFNKEIEIILTQAINELPEKCRIIFLMARQENLKPKEIAEILSISENTVRVQMKIAIEKIVAKIKPVFPYLTLSVLFSYMVRLSF
- a CDS encoding 6-bladed beta-propeller, producing the protein MKTSELSILLFCAFVLLTCSGKQANQGVDIKSDTQAEETVYPITVPFEKGMEEEREVLLSQIADKVEYIPLETSDQCLIRWLKGGAVLLQDNHWYVYGSKDLYQFTKEGKFVRRFGSVGQGPGQYSNIQHFDIDPENKLIYMLTTSQRINVYSTENGKFQKSIPVPVGTPTQFALLKDSMIASYAYNSTGREKNRVYIINMQGDSVNAFPRYDSFEVHGGHAYMMVGTEDRYISRYKDMVLLNEVYNDTIYSITKDEFLPRYYIHLGKYSIPFDCRYEYLQGNYKLFNEVASSYVRAFTLETDPYLFIRYCYWAGEGSDVNRLTMYNKKDKSCYKVAKDRIKNDLGNGLPVINPATVINDNQLICIYNVEDIFKMAEEDPSILKNEQLKNLKEDDNPVLMVVTLKNNL
- a CDS encoding cold-shock protein, encoding MARAEIFNKRENEKKKQARRAEKQKRKEERKLSGKGNGLDDMIAYVDENGVITSTPPENIDKKIEINPEEIIISTPKKEEVPATILKGRVEHYNTAKGYGFIKDLGGTEKYFFHINSVLAEIAENDIVTFDLERGKKGMNAVNISPIDKSAD
- a CDS encoding DEAD/DEAH box helicase, translating into MTFKELNIAPPILKAIEEKGYLIPTPIQEKAIPAALNKNDILGCAQTGTGKTASFAIPVIQHLLTDQETGKSRGIKALILTPTRELALQISECINDYACHTRIRHGVIFGGVNQRAQVDMLRKGTDILVATPGRLLDLMNQGYVHLDQVRYFVLDEADRMLDMGFIHDIRRVLAKLPENKQTLFFSATVPDTIVSLANSLLKNPVRISITPQSPVVETVEQFVYYIEKEEKGHLLISLLRKAENQSVLIFSRTKHNADRIVRSLSKAGIGSQAIHGNKSQTARQLALGNFKSGKTRVMVATDIAARGIDINELPLVINYDLPDIPETYVHRIGRTGRAGNTGIALTFCSREERKLMNSIQKLTGKKLCRAELSV